A single region of the Acidobacteriota bacterium genome encodes:
- a CDS encoding (4Fe-4S)-binding protein, with translation MTLEIESPAVRRNTQAFNSGRYLAMADIPDYDRLKDKTRAIKEAAIVRLPELLATLEASVKRNGGHFFLARTGEDAARYITKVCTDRQVRLVVKGKSMTSEEVHLNHHLEAAGMEVAETDLAEFILQIADEQPSHLIGPAIHYSRERITALFKRKFQTDLSLDTGEELTRFAREKLRQKFLDADAGISGANFVAADTGTIALVESEGNIRLTSQIPPLYIAIAGVEKVLPRREDLAPFIELIGPSATGQGLASYTSVLTPPMKDAPLLSDHAAQREFHLVLVDNGRLRMREDPILHEALYCIRCGACLNSCANFQTVGGHAFGGETYSGGIGGSWEAGTRGLLNARFSELCTGCSRCVMQCPVRIDIPWLNSNLRERINERDVQRSGGILEKAAAAQLDVKAPLQKIFFGRYDLFGKWGARLAPVSNWVNQLLVTRALMERFVGVDRRRELPPFARKTLVRAARNSVSSKSSPARGRVALFPDIFTNYGSPERGLATIEILKRIGIDLVVTEISADGRASLSQGLIRTAQQQAQRTSELLLKYIRDGREIIVIEPSTLAMLRLDYQHFLPRDVFDHIRSHSFEAVEYLWRILQERGLNASDFFTASQHPLGTRLFYHSHCQQKTISAAAPTEALLRAVGFDVATSRVECCGMAGSFGYKKDFYDLSMAVGEDLFNQVREAEVKDGQRTLVATGTSCQEQLHAGLQRKVFHPMQLLAETWIQSPSSRS, from the coding sequence ATGACGCTGGAAATTGAGAGCCCGGCCGTTCGTCGTAACACTCAGGCATTCAACAGCGGCCGTTATCTCGCGATGGCGGATATTCCTGACTACGACCGGCTCAAAGACAAAACACGCGCGATAAAAGAAGCTGCGATCGTCCGCCTCCCTGAACTGTTGGCCACGCTCGAAGCCAGCGTGAAGCGCAATGGTGGACATTTCTTTTTGGCGAGGACCGGTGAGGACGCGGCCCGCTATATCACGAAGGTTTGCACAGATCGTCAGGTTCGACTGGTCGTCAAAGGCAAGAGCATGACCTCGGAAGAAGTTCACCTGAATCATCATCTCGAGGCCGCGGGCATGGAAGTCGCCGAGACGGACCTTGCAGAATTCATCCTCCAGATTGCGGACGAGCAGCCTTCGCACCTCATTGGCCCAGCAATTCATTACAGCCGTGAACGGATTACTGCCCTCTTCAAAAGGAAGTTTCAAACCGATCTTTCACTCGACACAGGTGAGGAGCTGACCCGATTTGCGCGCGAGAAGCTGCGGCAGAAATTCCTGGATGCCGATGCAGGAATCTCAGGCGCCAATTTTGTCGCTGCAGACACTGGCACGATTGCGCTGGTCGAGAGTGAAGGCAATATTCGCCTCACTTCACAGATTCCGCCGTTGTATATCGCGATCGCCGGCGTGGAAAAGGTCTTGCCCAGGCGCGAGGATCTCGCTCCTTTCATAGAGCTAATTGGACCCAGTGCAACCGGACAAGGGCTTGCTTCGTACACCAGCGTGCTAACGCCCCCTATGAAGGACGCACCGCTATTATCCGATCACGCTGCGCAGCGCGAGTTCCATTTAGTGCTGGTGGACAATGGACGGCTGCGGATGCGCGAGGATCCTATCTTGCACGAGGCGCTCTACTGCATTCGTTGTGGCGCCTGTCTGAACTCGTGCGCCAACTTTCAGACTGTCGGTGGACATGCCTTCGGCGGCGAGACTTACTCCGGGGGAATTGGTGGTTCCTGGGAAGCGGGAACGCGTGGACTGCTGAACGCGCGCTTCAGTGAACTCTGTACGGGATGCTCGCGCTGCGTAATGCAGTGTCCAGTGCGGATCGATATTCCCTGGCTGAATTCAAACCTGCGCGAGCGAATCAACGAGCGTGATGTTCAGAGATCAGGCGGTATCCTCGAGAAAGCAGCTGCCGCGCAACTCGACGTTAAAGCGCCGCTGCAAAAAATCTTTTTCGGGCGATATGACCTATTCGGGAAGTGGGGAGCACGCCTCGCGCCTGTTTCGAACTGGGTAAACCAGTTGCTCGTCACCCGGGCGCTGATGGAGAGGTTCGTGGGAGTGGACCGCAGGCGTGAGCTGCCTCCATTCGCACGAAAAACTCTGGTGCGAGCGGCAAGAAACTCTGTATCTTCGAAATCTTCCCCTGCTCGTGGTCGCGTCGCGCTCTTCCCCGACATTTTTACAAATTATGGTTCTCCCGAAAGGGGACTAGCTACAATCGAAATCCTCAAGCGCATCGGCATCGATCTCGTGGTCACAGAGATATCCGCCGATGGTCGAGCTTCGTTATCACAAGGGTTAATTCGAACTGCGCAACAGCAGGCGCAACGCACCAGCGAGCTGCTGCTGAAATATATTCGCGATGGGCGAGAGATTATCGTCATTGAGCCGAGCACATTGGCTATGTTGCGACTTGACTACCAGCACTTTCTTCCACGCGACGTGTTTGACCACATACGGTCCCACAGCTTTGAAGCCGTTGAATATCTCTGGCGAATTTTGCAGGAGCGCGGGCTGAATGCCTCAGATTTCTTCACTGCTTCGCAACATCCGCTTGGTACGCGGCTCTTTTATCACAGCCATTGTCAACAAAAGACAATCAGCGCCGCTGCTCCAACCGAGGCATTGCTCCGAGCCGTGGGATTCGACGTTGCAACTTCGCGGGTCGAATGCTGCGGCATGGCCGGCAGCTTTGGATACAAGAAAGATTTCTACGATCTCAGCATGGCCGTAGGAGAGGATCTATTCAATCAAGTGCGCGAGGCAGAAGTGAAAGACGGACAAAGAACATTAGTTGCAACCGGCACATCCTGCCAGGAACAACTGCACGCCGGACTTCAACGGAAGGTCTTTCACCCCATGCAATTGCTTGCGGAAACGTGGATTCAGTCACCCTCGTCCCGATCTTGA